Proteins from a genomic interval of Bradyrhizobium sp. CCBAU 53340:
- a CDS encoding polysaccharide deacetylase family protein, giving the protein MSNRLARHFHAAPHRLPTHAPMVSFTFDDAPDSAAGEGAALLEAHDGRGTFYIAGSLIDQPGDHWHGLSNDAIIRLHRAGHEIGCHTFSHLRAVDLDESAMAREIERNRSYFLGVDSSIRLENFAYPYGLASVWRKPQLAQNFRSSRGILPGVNRDVIDLQFLRASPLVDCEIDTDGIDRYFDEAVTSGGWLIFYGHDVVDAPSPYGCTPALLRHALQAAEKRNMPVVTVAEALRRIGA; this is encoded by the coding sequence TTGAGCAATCGACTGGCCCGGCATTTCCACGCCGCGCCGCATCGCTTGCCGACGCATGCGCCGATGGTCAGCTTTACCTTCGATGATGCGCCGGACAGTGCAGCAGGCGAGGGCGCTGCGCTGTTGGAAGCGCATGACGGGCGCGGCACGTTCTATATCGCCGGCAGCCTGATCGATCAGCCTGGAGACCACTGGCACGGCCTGTCGAACGACGCGATCATTCGGCTGCATCGCGCTGGTCACGAGATCGGTTGCCATACGTTTTCGCATCTGCGCGCAGTCGACCTTGATGAGAGCGCGATGGCGCGCGAGATCGAGCGGAACCGCAGCTATTTTCTTGGCGTCGATTCCTCGATCCGGCTTGAAAATTTCGCCTACCCCTATGGCCTTGCCTCGGTCTGGCGCAAACCGCAGCTCGCGCAAAACTTCCGCTCGTCGCGCGGTATCCTTCCTGGCGTCAACCGCGACGTCATCGATCTCCAGTTCCTGCGCGCCTCGCCGCTGGTCGATTGCGAGATTGATACTGATGGTATCGACCGCTATTTCGACGAGGCCGTCACAAGCGGGGGCTGGCTGATCTTCTATGGCCACGACGTCGTCGATGCGCCCAGCCCCTATGGCTGCACGCCGGCCCTGCTGCGCCACGCGCTGCAGGCGGCGGAGAAGCGCAACATGCCGGTCGTGACGGTCGCCGAAGCCTTGCGCCGGATCGGAGCGTAA
- the recQ gene encoding DNA helicase RecQ, translating to MSAPSTAPLPAPADGRDALSVLHSVFGLPGFRGAQGEIVRHVTEGGNCLVLMPTGGGKSLCYQLPSLLREGCGIVVSPLIALMRDQVAGLIEAGVNAAALNSSLSFQEASEIERRLIAGDLDLLYVAPERLVTPRCLLMLAQAKVALFAIDEAHCVSQWGHDFRPEYVGLSVIAERFPDVPRIALTATADELTRKEIVQRLRLADSPQFVSSFDRPNIRYEIVDKRNAVSQLKEFIRERHTGDAGVVYCLSRNRVEEVAAALDEAGITALPYHAGLDGSVRSRNQDRFLNEDGIVIVATIAFGMGIDKPDVRFVAHLDLPKSIEAYYQETGRAGRDGKPSAAWMAYGLSDIVQQRRMIDESSGSDDFKRVSIGKLDALVGLAETAQCRRRRLLAYFGEMVTTENCGNCDNCLTPPKMRDGKVLAQKLLSCVYRTGQRFGAMHLIDVLIGRLTDKVTQFGHDKLSVFGIGRELNEKQWRTVLRQLVAMGHLQADSEAFGAMKLTETARSVLRGETEVWLREEAPGTRVRASRAKSRRGDLAPAASAPQGDVDPELRARLRSWRSDVARQRGVPAYVVLHDATIDGIVRAWPTTLDELRNVPGIGDKKLEHYGEELLQIVMTR from the coding sequence ATGTCCGCCCCCTCCACCGCTCCGCTGCCAGCGCCGGCCGATGGCCGCGACGCGCTGTCGGTGCTGCATTCGGTGTTCGGTCTGCCGGGCTTTCGCGGCGCGCAGGGCGAGATCGTCAGGCACGTCACCGAGGGCGGCAATTGCCTGGTGCTGATGCCGACCGGCGGCGGCAAGTCGCTGTGCTATCAGTTGCCGTCGTTACTGCGCGAAGGCTGTGGCATCGTGGTCTCTCCCCTGATCGCGCTGATGCGCGACCAGGTCGCCGGCCTGATCGAAGCCGGTGTCAACGCCGCCGCGCTGAACTCGTCGCTGTCGTTCCAGGAAGCGTCCGAGATCGAGCGGCGCCTGATCGCGGGCGATCTTGACCTGCTCTATGTCGCGCCGGAACGGCTGGTGACGCCGCGCTGCCTGTTGATGTTGGCGCAGGCCAAGGTGGCGCTGTTTGCGATCGACGAGGCGCATTGCGTCTCGCAATGGGGGCACGACTTCCGTCCGGAATATGTCGGCCTCTCCGTCATCGCCGAGCGCTTTCCCGACGTGCCGCGCATCGCGCTGACTGCGACCGCGGATGAGCTGACGCGGAAAGAGATCGTCCAGCGGCTGCGGCTTGCAGACAGCCCGCAATTCGTCTCCAGCTTCGACCGGCCCAATATACGTTACGAAATTGTCGACAAGCGCAATGCAGTGTCGCAGCTGAAGGAGTTCATCCGGGAGCGCCATACCGGTGATGCCGGCGTGGTCTATTGCCTGTCCCGCAATCGCGTGGAGGAAGTTGCTGCCGCGCTCGACGAAGCCGGCATTACGGCGCTGCCCTATCATGCCGGGCTCGACGGCAGCGTGCGCTCGCGCAACCAGGACCGTTTCCTCAACGAGGACGGCATCGTCATCGTCGCGACCATCGCTTTCGGCATGGGCATCGACAAGCCCGACGTCCGCTTCGTTGCCCATCTCGACCTGCCCAAGAGCATCGAGGCCTATTATCAGGAGACCGGGCGCGCCGGGCGTGACGGCAAGCCGTCGGCCGCCTGGATGGCCTACGGCCTCTCCGACATCGTGCAGCAACGCCGGATGATCGACGAGTCCAGCGGCTCCGACGATTTCAAGCGGGTGTCGATCGGCAAGCTGGATGCGCTGGTTGGCCTCGCCGAGACCGCGCAGTGTCGGCGCAGGCGACTGCTCGCCTATTTCGGCGAGATGGTGACAACAGAGAATTGCGGCAATTGCGACAACTGCCTGACGCCGCCCAAGATGCGCGACGGCAAGGTGCTGGCGCAGAAGCTGCTGTCCTGCGTCTATCGCACCGGACAGCGTTTCGGCGCGATGCACCTGATCGACGTGCTGATCGGCCGCCTGACCGACAAGGTGACGCAGTTCGGCCACGACAAGCTGTCGGTGTTCGGCATCGGGCGCGAGCTCAACGAGAAGCAATGGCGCACCGTGCTACGGCAGCTGGTGGCCATGGGGCATTTGCAGGCCGACAGCGAAGCCTTCGGTGCAATGAAGCTGACCGAGACTGCGCGGAGCGTGCTGCGCGGTGAGACCGAAGTGTGGCTGCGTGAGGAAGCGCCTGGCACGCGCGTCCGCGCAAGTCGTGCCAAGTCGCGCCGCGGCGATCTCGCGCCGGCTGCCAGCGCCCCGCAGGGCGATGTCGATCCCGAATTGCGCGCGCGGCTACGCTCGTGGCGCTCGGATGTGGCGCGCCAGCGCGGCGTGCCGGCCTATGTCGTGCTGCACGATGCCACCATTGACGGCATCGTGCGGGCCTGGCCGACCACGCTCGACGAATTGCGCAATGTCCCCGGGATCGGCGACAAGAAGCTCGAGCACTACGGCGAAGAGCTGTTGCAGATCGTCATGACGCGGTAG
- a CDS encoding 1-aminocyclopropane-1-carboxylate deaminase, giving the protein MNLDKFPRYPLTFGPTPIEKLERLSKHLGGNVEIYAKREDCNSGLAYGGNKLRKLEYIIPDAIASNADTLVSIGGVQSNHTRMIAAVAAKIGMKCRLVQEAWVPHEDAVYDRVGNIMLSRIMGADVRLVDDGFDIGIRKSWEQAVEEVKAAGGKPYAIPAGASVHKFGGLGYVGFAEEVRKQEKELGFKFDYIVVCTVTGSTHAGMLVGFAADGRARKVIGIDGSFTPEQTKAQVLSIAQNTAKLVELGKDIVADDVVLIEDYAYPAYGVPSEETKEAIRLTARLEAMITDPVYEGKSMQGLIDLTKKGYFEKGAKVLYAHLGGAPALNGYGYAFRNG; this is encoded by the coding sequence ATGAACCTGGACAAATTTCCGCGCTATCCGCTCACCTTCGGCCCGACGCCCATCGAGAAGCTGGAGCGGTTGTCGAAGCATCTCGGCGGCAATGTCGAGATCTACGCCAAGCGCGAGGACTGCAATTCCGGCCTCGCCTATGGCGGCAACAAGCTGCGCAAGCTCGAATACATCATTCCCGACGCGATCGCCTCGAACGCCGACACGCTGGTGTCGATCGGCGGCGTGCAGTCCAACCACACCCGCATGATCGCCGCCGTCGCCGCCAAGATCGGCATGAAGTGCCGCCTGGTGCAGGAAGCTTGGGTGCCGCACGAGGACGCCGTCTATGACCGCGTCGGCAACATCATGCTGTCGCGCATCATGGGCGCCGATGTGCGCCTGGTGGACGACGGCTTCGACATCGGCATCCGCAAGAGCTGGGAGCAGGCGGTCGAGGAAGTGAAGGCTGCGGGCGGCAAGCCTTACGCTATTCCCGCCGGCGCGTCCGTGCACAAATTCGGTGGCCTCGGTTATGTCGGCTTCGCCGAAGAGGTGCGCAAGCAGGAGAAAGAGCTCGGCTTCAAGTTCGACTACATCGTCGTCTGCACCGTCACCGGCTCGACTCATGCCGGCATGCTGGTCGGCTTCGCCGCCGACGGTCGCGCGCGAAAGGTGATCGGCATCGATGGATCGTTCACCCCTGAACAGACCAAGGCGCAGGTGCTCTCGATCGCCCAGAACACCGCCAAGCTGGTCGAGCTCGGCAAGGACATCGTTGCAGACGATGTCGTGCTGATCGAGGACTACGCCTACCCCGCCTATGGCGTGCCGTCGGAAGAGACCAAGGAAGCGATCCGCCTCACCGCACGGCTCGAGGCGATGATCACCGACCCTGTCTATGAAGGCAAATCGATGCAGGGCCTGATCGACCTGACCAAGAAGGGCTATTTCGAGAAGGGCGCAAAGGTCCTCTACGCCCATCTCGGCGGCGCGCCGGCGCTGAACGGCTACGGTTACGCCTTCCGGAACGGCTAG
- a CDS encoding Lrp/AsnC family transcriptional regulator, with translation MSARLDRVDLKMLRLLQNNGRLSNAELAETVAISPATCHRRTQRLFEDGFIAAVRAMVAPKKVAKGTLVMVGVVLDRSTPESFAIFEQAIAKLKFVLDCHLVAGDFDYFLKIRVGDMEDFNRIHGEQLIALPGVRQTRTFFVMKEVVDNAPLEF, from the coding sequence ATGTCCGCTCGGCTCGACCGTGTCGACCTCAAGATGTTGAGATTGCTGCAAAATAACGGCCGGCTCAGCAATGCCGAGCTGGCCGAAACGGTCGCGATCAGCCCTGCCACCTGTCATCGCCGCACCCAGCGCCTGTTCGAGGACGGCTTTATCGCTGCGGTCCGCGCCATGGTGGCGCCGAAGAAGGTGGCCAAGGGCACGCTGGTGATGGTCGGCGTGGTGCTCGACCGCTCGACGCCTGAGAGCTTTGCCATCTTCGAGCAGGCAATCGCCAAGCTGAAATTCGTGCTCGACTGCCACCTCGTCGCCGGCGATTTCGACTATTTCCTGAAGATCCGCGTCGGCGACATGGAGGATTTCAACCGCATCCATGGCGAGCAACTGATCGCGCTGCCCGGTGTCCGCCAGACCCGCACCTTCTTCGTGATGAAGGAAGTCGTGGACAACGCGCCGCTGGAGTTTTGA
- a CDS encoding citrate-proton symporter: MQRNRKAIVAAIAGNAMEWYDFTVFALMTPVIKNLFFPVDPKVPGSEVNALLLTTALFGTGFFMRPVGGLVLGYFGDHKGRKAAMTLGMGIMALSVALLALTPTYATAGVAAPLIVLLARLLQGFSVGGEFGTSTAYLIEAAPPGRTGLYGSWQIAGQLMANVLGAVLGAILTLTFTQEQLAAGAWRIPFFVGLVIVPILLYMRASVIEPEASRRNMATVHKDQFIAALRHPGRNFLIGMGMVVASAVSFYVTFGYTVTYAKEVLKLPLMQSFLVQMIAAIVMVVVVPLAGAVSDRYPRKPLLLASLIGYFVSLYPLYAWVISDPSVAKLLVCQVVIGFFSAFFLGVYCTTLVELFPIRVRSTALAIVNNVAVLIFGGFAQFFVTWLIALTGSPLAPIFYVMIGVGLGLIAVIAMRPEDTGREQIAEGVVKQAS, encoded by the coding sequence ATGCAGAGGAACAGAAAGGCCATTGTGGCGGCGATCGCCGGCAACGCGATGGAATGGTACGACTTCACGGTCTTCGCGCTGATGACACCGGTCATCAAGAACCTGTTCTTTCCAGTCGACCCGAAAGTACCGGGCAGCGAGGTCAATGCTCTGCTGCTCACCACCGCGCTGTTCGGCACGGGCTTCTTCATGCGTCCGGTCGGCGGGCTCGTGCTCGGCTATTTCGGCGATCACAAGGGGCGGAAGGCCGCGATGACGCTCGGCATGGGCATCATGGCGCTCTCGGTCGCGCTGCTCGCGCTGACCCCGACCTACGCGACGGCGGGCGTCGCCGCGCCGCTGATCGTGCTGCTGGCGCGGTTGCTCCAGGGCTTTTCCGTCGGCGGCGAGTTCGGCACCTCGACCGCCTATCTGATCGAGGCGGCGCCTCCGGGCCGCACCGGCCTCTACGGCTCCTGGCAGATTGCGGGACAGCTGATGGCAAATGTATTGGGCGCAGTGCTCGGCGCCATCCTGACGCTGACGTTCACGCAGGAGCAGCTCGCGGCCGGTGCCTGGCGTATACCGTTCTTCGTCGGCCTCGTGATCGTTCCGATCCTGCTCTACATGCGCGCCAGCGTCATCGAACCCGAAGCTTCCCGACGCAACATGGCAACCGTGCACAAGGACCAGTTCATTGCCGCGCTCAGACATCCCGGCCGCAACTTCCTGATCGGAATGGGCATGGTGGTCGCAAGCGCGGTCTCGTTCTACGTCACCTTCGGCTACACCGTGACCTATGCCAAGGAGGTCTTGAAACTGCCATTGATGCAGAGCTTTCTGGTCCAGATGATCGCAGCGATCGTGATGGTCGTTGTCGTTCCCCTCGCCGGCGCCGTCTCCGACCGCTACCCGCGCAAGCCGCTGCTACTGGCCTCGCTCATCGGCTATTTCGTCTCGCTCTATCCGCTCTATGCCTGGGTGATCTCCGATCCGTCGGTCGCAAAGCTCCTGGTGTGCCAGGTCGTGATCGGCTTCTTCAGTGCGTTCTTCCTCGGCGTCTACTGCACCACGCTGGTCGAGCTGTTCCCGATCCGGGTCCGTTCGACAGCGCTCGCGATCGTCAACAACGTTGCGGTGCTGATCTTCGGCGGCTTTGCCCAGTTCTTCGTGACCTGGCTGATTGCTCTCACCGGCTCTCCTCTGGCGCCAATCTTCTATGTCATGATCGGCGTCGGCCTTGGGCTGATCGCGGTGATCGCGATGCGGCCGGAGGATACCGGGCGTGAGCAGATCGCAGAGGGCGTCGTCAAACAGGCATCGTGA
- a CDS encoding NAD(P)-binding domain-containing protein — translation MTTMTPIPAGLAALEQRLKQDLSWLELPAKSWVPRRVVDDRTVIDVVIIGAGMAGLVASAMLKRLGVDNHLVLDRARAGEEGPWVTYARMRTLRSPKELTGPAMGLPALTFRAFYEAQHGREAWKALDRAPRTMWMDYLIWYRKVLDLPVRNETAVARIHPRADQLFELDVSGRDGPRKILARHVVLATGRDGLGGAYVPPLANRIDRRFWAHSSDAIRFESLCGKRVAVVGAGASAMDNAAVALESGAARLDLFIRRGDIPRINKFTGIGSQGVVHGFAGLTDAWKWRFLDHTLNAQTPPPRRSVLRVSAYPQAHFHLASPIEDLAVDGDHLVVTTPKGRYATDFIIFGTGFKVDLALRPELAEFAPHIRFWRDRFAAPAGMDNAELESSPDLGDTFQFQEKVPGACPALSRLHCFNYPATLSHGKLSGDIPAISEGADRLARGIVRSLFVEDREIHFANLKAFATPEIIGDEWIDADAAHHHAG, via the coding sequence ATGACGACGATGACGCCAATTCCAGCCGGCCTCGCGGCGCTCGAGCAGCGCCTCAAGCAGGACCTCTCCTGGCTGGAATTGCCTGCCAAATCCTGGGTGCCGCGTCGCGTGGTGGACGACAGGACCGTCATCGACGTCGTGATCATCGGCGCCGGCATGGCCGGCCTCGTCGCCTCAGCCATGCTGAAGCGGCTCGGCGTCGACAACCATCTCGTGCTCGACCGGGCGCGGGCCGGCGAAGAGGGGCCATGGGTTACCTACGCGCGGATGCGCACGCTGCGGTCGCCGAAGGAATTGACCGGGCCGGCGATGGGACTACCGGCGCTGACCTTCCGCGCATTCTACGAAGCGCAACACGGCCGCGAGGCCTGGAAGGCGCTCGATCGTGCCCCGCGCACGATGTGGATGGATTACCTCATCTGGTACCGCAAGGTGCTCGACCTGCCGGTTCGCAACGAGACCGCGGTCGCGCGCATCCATCCGCGAGCGGACCAATTGTTCGAGCTCGATGTCAGTGGGCGCGACGGCCCGCGAAAGATCCTGGCGCGCCATGTCGTGCTGGCGACGGGGCGCGACGGCCTTGGCGGCGCCTACGTGCCACCGCTTGCGAACCGCATCGACCGGCGCTTCTGGGCGCATTCCTCCGATGCGATCCGCTTCGAAAGTCTTTGCGGCAAGCGCGTCGCCGTGGTCGGCGCGGGCGCATCCGCGATGGACAATGCGGCGGTGGCGCTCGAGAGCGGCGCTGCGCGGCTCGACCTCTTCATCCGTCGCGGCGACATTCCGCGCATCAACAAGTTCACCGGCATCGGCAGTCAGGGTGTCGTCCACGGCTTCGCCGGTCTCACCGATGCCTGGAAATGGCGCTTCCTCGATCACACGCTGAACGCGCAGACGCCGCCGCCGCGCCGGAGCGTGCTGCGCGTCTCCGCCTATCCGCAGGCGCATTTCCATCTCGCAAGCCCGATCGAGGATCTCGCCGTTGACGGCGACCACCTCGTCGTGACGACGCCCAAGGGCCGTTACGCGACCGACTTCATCATCTTCGGCACCGGCTTCAAGGTCGACCTCGCGCTGCGGCCCGAGCTCGCCGAGTTCGCGCCCCACATCCGTTTCTGGCGCGATCGCTTTGCGGCGCCGGCGGGCATGGACAATGCCGAGCTCGAGAGCTCGCCGGATCTCGGCGACACGTTCCAGTTCCAGGAGAAGGTGCCGGGCGCCTGCCCGGCGCTCTCGCGACTCCACTGTTTCAATTATCCGGCGACGCTGAGCCACGGAAAGCTTTCCGGCGATATCCCCGCGATCAGCGAGGGAGCCGACCGACTCGCGCGCGGCATCGTCCGCAGCCTCTTTGTCGAAGACCGGGAGATCCACTTCGCCAATCTCAAGGCGTTCGCCACGCCCGAGATCATCGGCGACGAATGGATCGACGCGGACGCCGCTCATCACCACGCCGGGTAA
- a CDS encoding LysR family transcriptional regulator — MNSDVIDIRLLEAFAAVMSAGSITGAARLLGRSQPVVTRQIQDLEAEVGYPLFSRNGPRISPTPKGVLFHAEVERLLMGLKHIRQRANAIGAGALPVLSLAAIPALAAGFVPAALASLERELLPSQVHVQALSAENVVQSVLSQSVDFGLASLPVQHPGLDVQWVCEVPCVACLAMDHPLAKKKVIRLKDIGGGRLLTMANPYRLRRRVDEALERVAVVPAEVIDTNSSMTAIAMAKQSLGIAIVEPVLTSSLPVEGVVTRRLDVAIPFLFAALSPTGRELTPTVAAVNGALRAAVTLMPGAKLHSGAAASLDPDGAADEFEKANS; from the coding sequence ATGAACAGTGACGTCATCGACATCCGGCTTCTCGAAGCCTTCGCGGCGGTGATGTCGGCCGGCAGCATCACCGGGGCTGCGCGGCTGCTCGGGCGCTCGCAGCCGGTCGTCACACGGCAGATCCAGGACCTCGAGGCCGAGGTCGGCTATCCCCTGTTCTCCCGCAACGGTCCGCGCATCAGCCCGACGCCGAAGGGCGTGCTGTTTCACGCTGAGGTCGAGCGGCTCCTGATGGGCCTGAAACACATCCGGCAGCGGGCCAATGCGATCGGCGCCGGCGCCCTGCCCGTGCTCAGCCTCGCCGCGATTCCGGCGCTGGCGGCGGGCTTCGTGCCGGCGGCGCTGGCGTCGTTGGAGCGGGAGCTGTTGCCGAGCCAGGTGCATGTGCAGGCGCTCTCGGCCGAGAATGTCGTGCAATCGGTGCTGTCGCAATCGGTGGATTTTGGGCTCGCCAGCCTGCCGGTTCAGCATCCCGGCCTCGACGTGCAGTGGGTCTGCGAAGTGCCATGCGTCGCATGCCTCGCGATGGATCATCCCCTCGCCAAGAAGAAGGTGATCCGCCTGAAGGATATTGGCGGCGGCCGCCTGCTGACGATGGCCAACCCCTACCGGCTTCGCCGCCGGGTGGACGAGGCGCTGGAGCGCGTGGCCGTGGTGCCGGCGGAAGTCATCGACACCAATTCGTCGATGACGGCCATCGCGATGGCCAAGCAGTCGCTCGGCATCGCCATCGTCGAACCGGTGCTGACGTCGAGCCTTCCGGTGGAAGGCGTCGTCACCCGGCGTCTCGACGTCGCCATTCCCTTTCTGTTTGCCGCACTCTCTCCGACCGGACGCGAGCTGACGCCGACGGTCGCGGCCGTCAACGGCGCACTGCGCGCCGCGGTGACGCTGATGCCCGGCGCCAAGCTGCACAGCGGCGCGGCCGCAAGCCTCGACCCCGACGGGGCGGCCGACGAATTCGAGAAAGCCAATTCATGA
- a CDS encoding PLP-dependent cysteine synthase family protein: MPTERAPFRDQNSTGPAYRRGWVDEAVAAIEADQCRTADTHLIRLIVPALSGIDIYLKDESTHPTGSLKHRLARSLFLYALCNGHIREGTPVVEASSGSTAVSEAYFAQMIGVLFYAVMPRTTSAEKVAAIEHYGGHCHLIDDGRALYAEAAALAARLGGHYMDQFTFAERATDWRGNNNIAESIFTQLKGELHPVPEWIVMGAGTGGTSATIGRYLRYRQYPTRLCVADVEHSAFFDCFRHQDCTQVCERPSLIEGVGRPRCEPSFVPGVVDRMMKIPDAATIAAMNVLSRRLRRPVGGSTGTNFLALCRLAAEMRREHMTGSLVTLICDSGERYRQTYYEPAWLNARGLDPAPVEAALSLFLATGEPPTLAVEDVANPQSARSIA; encoded by the coding sequence ATGCCAACGGAACGAGCCCCTTTCCGCGACCAGAACTCGACCGGGCCGGCCTACAGGCGCGGCTGGGTCGACGAGGCGGTGGCGGCAATCGAGGCGGACCAGTGCCGCACTGCGGACACGCATCTGATCCGCCTGATCGTGCCGGCGCTCTCGGGCATCGACATCTACCTGAAGGATGAATCGACCCATCCGACCGGCAGCCTGAAGCATCGGCTGGCGCGCTCGTTGTTTCTCTACGCGCTCTGCAACGGTCATATCCGCGAGGGCACGCCCGTGGTCGAGGCGTCGTCCGGCTCCACGGCGGTGTCGGAAGCCTACTTCGCGCAGATGATCGGCGTGCTGTTCTATGCGGTGATGCCACGCACGACATCGGCGGAGAAGGTCGCTGCGATCGAGCACTATGGCGGCCACTGCCACCTGATCGACGACGGCCGGGCGCTCTATGCCGAGGCGGCCGCGCTCGCCGCGCGGCTGGGCGGTCATTACATGGATCAGTTCACCTTTGCCGAACGCGCGACCGACTGGCGCGGCAACAACAACATCGCCGAGTCGATCTTCACCCAGCTCAAGGGCGAGCTTCATCCCGTGCCGGAATGGATCGTGATGGGCGCCGGGACCGGCGGCACTTCGGCGACGATTGGGCGTTACCTGCGCTACCGGCAATATCCAACGCGGCTCTGCGTCGCCGATGTCGAGCATTCCGCCTTCTTCGATTGCTTTCGCCACCAGGACTGCACGCAAGTCTGCGAGCGGCCGTCCCTGATCGAAGGGGTGGGCCGGCCGCGCTGCGAGCCCTCCTTCGTGCCCGGCGTGGTCGACCGCATGATGAAGATCCCGGACGCCGCGACGATCGCGGCAATGAACGTGTTGTCGCGCCGGCTGCGCCGCCCCGTCGGAGGTTCCACCGGCACCAACTTCCTCGCACTGTGCCGGCTCGCGGCGGAGATGCGACGGGAGCACATGACCGGGTCGCTCGTGACGCTGATCTGCGATTCCGGCGAGCGCTACCGGCAGACCTATTACGAGCCCGCCTGGTTGAATGCGCGCGGCCTCGACCCGGCGCCCGTGGAAGCCGCGCTGTCGTTGTTTCTCGCCACCGGCGAGCCGCCGACGCTCGCGGTCGAAGATGTCGCAAATCCGCAAAGCGCCAGGAGTATTGCGTGA
- a CDS encoding CMD domain-containing protein — translation MTLIESIAGVAADSRLGQALTTRAEILRLSEAAHDAVLVPREPGGLSHGLRAALAARMCRHLDDAELTAHYESYLAHSSDIDLAGLAHPGGVCGDPARDAMARHADLLTLAPRKAMRQDIDTLRQAGIGDADIVRLSELAAFVNYQLRVVAGLRLLKDGEVR, via the coding sequence GTGACGTTGATCGAAAGCATTGCCGGGGTCGCCGCGGACTCCCGGCTCGGCCAGGCATTGACGACGCGTGCCGAGATCCTGCGCCTGAGCGAAGCCGCGCATGACGCCGTGCTGGTGCCGCGTGAGCCCGGCGGCCTGAGCCACGGTCTGCGGGCCGCGCTCGCGGCGCGGATGTGCCGGCACCTCGACGATGCCGAGCTGACCGCGCATTACGAATCCTATCTGGCGCATTCGAGCGACATAGACCTCGCCGGTCTGGCTCATCCCGGCGGCGTCTGCGGCGATCCCGCACGTGACGCCATGGCGCGTCACGCCGATCTTCTGACGCTCGCGCCACGTAAGGCGATGCGACAGGACATCGATACGTTGAGGCAGGCCGGTATCGGAGATGCCGACATCGTGCGCCTGTCCGAGCTGGCAGCGTTCGTGAATTATCAGTTGCGCGTCGTCGCGGGCCTGAGGCTGCTGAAAGACGGTGAAGTCCGATGA
- a CDS encoding peroxidase-related enzyme (This protein belongs to a clade of uncharacterized proteins related to peroxidases such as the alkylhydroperoxidase AhpD.) — translation MSDVVHAFTTTVPTWSPYVKPVEFASATPEQLAAMKVTPSNKGVSPYVLTLAHDPESLAIRSPLFNLIMYGKDGLSPAERELGALSASVVNHCVYCAAVHASRFIGHCGRHDVVEEIFAGEREAQLEARQQALFDFAAKLSTTPIEASADEELALAEAGLSPLEQLDLVLSAAIFGWANRLMHTLGEPLARPESP, via the coding sequence ATGAGCGACGTCGTCCACGCCTTCACCACCACCGTCCCGACCTGGTCGCCTTATGTCAAGCCGGTCGAGTTCGCATCGGCAACGCCGGAGCAACTCGCGGCCATGAAGGTGACGCCGTCGAACAAGGGCGTCTCTCCTTACGTGCTCACGCTGGCACACGACCCCGAATCGCTCGCGATACGCTCACCCCTGTTCAATCTGATCATGTACGGCAAGGATGGCCTGTCTCCGGCCGAGCGTGAGCTCGGCGCGCTCAGCGCCTCCGTGGTGAATCATTGCGTCTATTGCGCCGCCGTGCACGCCTCGCGCTTCATCGGCCACTGCGGGCGCCATGATGTCGTCGAGGAGATATTTGCCGGCGAGCGTGAGGCGCAACTCGAAGCACGCCAGCAGGCGCTGTTCGATTTCGCCGCAAAGCTATCGACGACACCAATCGAGGCGTCGGCCGATGAAGAGCTTGCGCTCGCCGAGGCCGGATTGAGCCCGCTCGAGCAACTCGACCTCGTGCTGTCGGCTGCGATCTTCGGCTGGGCCAACCGGCTGATGCACACGCTGGGCGAGCCGCTGGCGCGTCCGGAGTCACCGTAG